The following proteins are co-located in the Pyrobaculum calidifontis JCM 11548 genome:
- a CDS encoding GTPase has product MKETWRLVRRVVEDGDIVLEVLDARDPIATRNEEVERLAERLGKRLLVVLNKADLVERELMEEWKSYFQSVGIPAVYISAKHRLGTRRLIASIRDLAPRIPATVVVVGYPNVGKSTIINYLKGRHVAPTSPKPGWTRGEQIVRAKTWLLVIDTPGVVKTQSTGDLALDVVRGLVDPGTVDDPVPYAYALIRRILSYNPAALKEAYGIENAGEDVLEEIGRVKHRLRKGGRVDVEEAARIVLKDWITGRLRYAVPPPSAEKRQRGSDNS; this is encoded by the coding sequence GTGAAAGAGACGTGGAGACTCGTTCGTAGGGTAGTAGAAGATGGCGACATTGTGTTAGAGGTGTTAGACGCGAGAGACCCTATTGCCACTAGGAACGAGGAGGTTGAACGACTAGCGGAAAGGCTGGGGAAAAGGCTGTTGGTTGTATTAAACAAGGCGGATTTAGTGGAGAGGGAGTTAATGGAGGAGTGGAAGTCGTATTTCCAAAGCGTTGGCATACCTGCGGTCTACATAAGCGCAAAGCACAGGCTTGGCACAAGGAGGCTTATAGCGTCCATTAGGGACCTTGCGCCGCGTATTCCCGCAACAGTAGTTGTAGTGGGGTACCCCAACGTGGGCAAGTCTACAATAATAAACTACCTAAAGGGTAGGCATGTTGCACCAACTAGCCCAAAGCCGGGGTGGACGAGGGGAGAGCAAATAGTTAGAGCAAAGACGTGGCTCCTCGTAATTGACACGCCCGGCGTTGTCAAGACGCAGTCAACTGGCGACTTGGCGCTCGATGTAGTTAGGGGGCTGGTCGACCCAGGGACCGTGGACGACCCAGTGCCCTACGCCTACGCGCTAATAAGGAGAATCTTGTCCTACAACCCCGCCGCGCTTAAAGAGGCGTACGGCATAGAGAACGCGGGCGAGGACGTCCTAGAAGAGATTGGCCGTGTTAAACACAGGCTTAGAAAAGGCGGCAGAGTAGACGTAGAGGAGGCGGCTAGAATTGTGCTGAAAGATTGGATCACTGGGCGGTTGAGGTACGCCGTGCCGCCGCCCAGCGCCGAGAAGCGTCAGAGAGGGAGTGACAACTCTTGA